One Myotis daubentonii chromosome 12, mMyoDau2.1, whole genome shotgun sequence genomic region harbors:
- the LOC132213771 gene encoding ral guanine nucleotide dissociation stimulator-like isoform X2: MRALQKGTLEEVAASLVPAFLAGNIPHICTLMPTHPAFSRAQWFLDELLTRATASVMGTWPDRVQYLGQPLLSPWFLLKQALVLHSRPAPHPVGLVRSLWVELAHLEPTEAQGEEPPPELKRTPEPEEGPAPGLEPGPAVGVLEPSGPPALIRIPTAEPAPPPTTDYPRAGTPKHLIREEKVNILTFPPRLVAEQLTAMDAELFKKVLPHQCLGSVWPQRRKPGRSTRPPLSVPPSDNSTKWPPV, translated from the exons ATGCGAGCCCTGCAGAAAGGcaccctggaggaggtggcagcaTCCCTGGTACCAGCTTTCCTGGCTGGCAACATCCCCCACATCTGCACCCTGatgcccacccacccagccttcTCCAGAGCCCAGTGGTTCCTGGACGAGCTGTTAACTAG AGCCACCGCTTCTGTGATGGGGACCTGGCCGGACCGGGTACAATATTTGGGCCAGCCCCTCCTTTCCCCCTGGTTCCTCCTGAAGCAGGCCTTGGTGCTGCACAGCCGCCCTGCCCCACACCCGGTGGGCCTCGTCAGAAGTCTTTGGGTGGAGCTGGCGCATCTAGAGCCCACTGAGGCACAGGGGGAAG AACCACCTCCAGAGCTCAAGCGCACTCCAGAGCCGGAGgaagggcctgctcctgggctaGAGCCTGGTCCAGCTGTGGGGGTGCTGGAGCCATCTGGACCACCAGCTCTGATCCGAATCCCAACAGCagagccagctccacccccaacaACTGACTACCCCCGGGCTGGGACCCCTAAGCACCTTATAAGGGAGGAGAAGGTTAACATCCTGACCTTCCCTCCAAGGCTGGTGGCCGAGCAACTGACAGCAATGGATGCG GAGCTGTTCAAGAAGGTGCTGCCCCACCAGTGCCTGGGCTCCGTCTGGCCCCAGAGGAGGAAGCCTGGCAGAAGCACGCGGCCTCCACTGTCAGTGCCACCATCAGACAATTCAACCAAGTGGCCACCTGTGTGA
- the LOC132213771 gene encoding ral guanine nucleotide dissociation stimulator-like isoform X1, translating to MRALQKGTLEEVAASLVPAFLAGNIPHICTLMPTHPAFSRAQWFLDELLTRSCPLSIRSDAIKVFATSGGTPPHNDRDDTPQEQLAKATASVMGTWPDRVQYLGQPLLSPWFLLKQALVLHSRPAPHPVGLVRSLWVELAHLEPTEAQGEEPPPELKRTPEPEEGPAPGLEPGPAVGVLEPSGPPALIRIPTAEPAPPPTTDYPRAGTPKHLIREEKVNILTFPPRLVAEQLTAMDAELFKKVLPHQCLGSVWPQRRKPGRSTRPPLSVPPSDNSTKWPPV from the exons ATGCGAGCCCTGCAGAAAGGcaccctggaggaggtggcagcaTCCCTGGTACCAGCTTTCCTGGCTGGCAACATCCCCCACATCTGCACCCTGatgcccacccacccagccttcTCCAGAGCCCAGTGGTTCCTGGACGAGCTGTTAACTAG gtccTGTCCACTGTCCATCAGATCGGATGCCATCAAGGTGTTTGCTACATCTGGAGGGACACCTCCTCATAATGACCGGGACGACACACCGCAGGAGCAATTAGCAAA AGCCACCGCTTCTGTGATGGGGACCTGGCCGGACCGGGTACAATATTTGGGCCAGCCCCTCCTTTCCCCCTGGTTCCTCCTGAAGCAGGCCTTGGTGCTGCACAGCCGCCCTGCCCCACACCCGGTGGGCCTCGTCAGAAGTCTTTGGGTGGAGCTGGCGCATCTAGAGCCCACTGAGGCACAGGGGGAAG AACCACCTCCAGAGCTCAAGCGCACTCCAGAGCCGGAGgaagggcctgctcctgggctaGAGCCTGGTCCAGCTGTGGGGGTGCTGGAGCCATCTGGACCACCAGCTCTGATCCGAATCCCAACAGCagagccagctccacccccaacaACTGACTACCCCCGGGCTGGGACCCCTAAGCACCTTATAAGGGAGGAGAAGGTTAACATCCTGACCTTCCCTCCAAGGCTGGTGGCCGAGCAACTGACAGCAATGGATGCG GAGCTGTTCAAGAAGGTGCTGCCCCACCAGTGCCTGGGCTCCGTCTGGCCCCAGAGGAGGAAGCCTGGCAGAAGCACGCGGCCTCCACTGTCAGTGCCACCATCAGACAATTCAACCAAGTGGCCACCTGTGTGA